Proteins encoded in a region of the Streptomyces sp. NBC_00513 genome:
- a CDS encoding SpoIIE family protein phosphatase — MTHEDPSRQARRSVPGDVDLAVLDALFTQSPVGLHVLDTELRLVRINTATRTMHGVPVEGLLGRPFTDVFPGLTAIGEVTQMIRGVLKTGVPVREHLVRSRLDPDQGRERTRSVSVFRLSDERGTILGVAVAAVDVTEPQEARARLGVLDGVRERVGQTLDVIATCQELADALVPAFADIAVVEVVEAVVRGEEPPTGPLAQDVPLRRAAFQARGERRQAQAHPVGDVRSLGNPTPYSQTLIDLRPRIVSLGDDSPWLGADPKRAGAIRSAGAHSLLVAPLALRGRVLGLVSLYRTDGSDPFDKGDLDLLRQVSAHTALCIDNARRYTREHTIAATVQRHLLPRHPMGQSTVETAHLHVPGDNGGGGWFDAIPLSGARTALVVGNVAGHGIHTATTMGQLRTVIHSLAALDLEPDELLARLNDTARFLAAERAAQPTGDPMYEQPLSASCLYAVYDPFARTCTFACAGQPTPPLIVRPDGGTDTVEPAIGPALGGEGWPFATTTVALDEGTTLALYTPGLLTTAQAETGDATGPGLLGDVLAHPGRSLQDLCDEALYALGPGSRDGDAVLLLARTHAFPTHATATWDLADEFTEAAAARGHTRRTLKGWNVDDDTAAATELIVSELVTNALRHGNPPLRLRLIKDRTLTCEVHDTSTTSPHLRHARAIDEGGRGLFIVAQLAQRWGTRHTPGGKTVWTEQDLTP; from the coding sequence GTGACGCACGAGGATCCGTCCCGTCAAGCACGGCGGAGTGTTCCCGGGGACGTGGACCTGGCGGTGCTGGACGCCCTGTTCACCCAGTCACCGGTAGGGCTCCACGTCCTGGACACGGAGCTGAGGCTGGTGCGGATCAACACCGCCACGCGGACCATGCACGGCGTTCCCGTCGAGGGACTGCTGGGGCGTCCCTTCACCGATGTCTTCCCCGGCCTGACCGCGATCGGGGAGGTGACGCAGATGATCCGCGGTGTGTTGAAGACCGGAGTGCCGGTGCGAGAGCACCTGGTGCGTTCGCGGCTGGACCCGGATCAGGGACGGGAGAGGACGCGCTCGGTTTCCGTCTTCCGACTCAGCGACGAGCGGGGAACGATTCTGGGGGTGGCGGTCGCGGCGGTCGACGTCACGGAACCGCAGGAGGCGCGGGCCCGACTGGGGGTCCTCGACGGGGTTCGTGAGCGCGTGGGGCAGACCCTCGACGTCATCGCCACCTGTCAGGAGCTGGCAGACGCCCTGGTGCCGGCCTTCGCCGACATCGCCGTGGTGGAGGTGGTGGAGGCGGTGGTGCGCGGTGAGGAGCCCCCGACGGGCCCGCTCGCCCAGGACGTGCCGCTGCGCCGCGCCGCCTTCCAGGCACGTGGCGAACGCCGACAGGCTCAGGCCCACCCCGTGGGCGACGTGCGGAGTCTGGGCAACCCCACTCCCTACAGTCAGACCCTGATCGACCTCAGGCCCCGGATCGTTTCCCTGGGCGATGACAGCCCGTGGCTGGGGGCCGACCCCAAGAGGGCGGGCGCCATTCGTTCCGCGGGAGCCCACAGCCTGCTCGTGGCCCCTCTGGCCCTGCGGGGCAGGGTTCTGGGCCTGGTGAGCCTCTATCGCACCGACGGGTCCGATCCCTTCGACAAGGGCGATCTCGATCTCCTGCGGCAGGTGAGCGCCCATACCGCCCTCTGCATCGACAACGCCCGCCGATACACCCGCGAGCACACCATCGCGGCCACGGTCCAACGCCATCTGCTGCCGCGCCATCCCATGGGGCAGAGCACCGTCGAAACGGCCCACCTGCACGTTCCCGGTGACAACGGGGGCGGCGGCTGGTTCGACGCGATCCCCCTGTCGGGCGCGCGCACCGCCCTGGTCGTGGGCAACGTCGCCGGACACGGCATTCACACCGCGACCACCATGGGACAGTTGCGCACCGTCATCCACTCGCTGGCCGCGTTGGACCTGGAACCGGACGAGCTCCTCGCCCGCCTCAATGACACGGCCCGCTTCCTGGCGGCGGAACGCGCGGCCCAACCGACCGGTGACCCGATGTACGAACAGCCGCTCTCCGCGAGCTGTCTCTACGCGGTCTACGACCCCTTCGCCCGCACCTGTACGTTCGCGTGCGCCGGCCAACCGACGCCACCGCTGATCGTCCGTCCCGACGGCGGCACCGACACGGTGGAGCCGGCCATCGGGCCCGCACTGGGCGGCGAAGGCTGGCCCTTCGCCACCACGACCGTCGCACTCGACGAGGGCACCACCCTCGCCCTCTACACCCCCGGGCTCCTCACCACGGCCCAAGCCGAAACGGGGGACGCCACCGGCCCGGGCCTTCTCGGCGATGTCCTCGCCCATCCGGGCCGATCCCTGCAGGATCTGTGCGACGAAGCCCTGTACGCACTGGGGCCCGGCAGCCGCGACGGTGACGCGGTACTCCTGCTCGCCCGCACCCACGCCTTCCCCACCCACGCCACGGCCACCTGGGACCTGGCCGACGAGTTCACCGAGGCTGCCGCCGCCCGCGGGCACACACGCCGCACGCTCAAGGGCTGGAACGTGGACGACGACACGGCGGCCGCCACCGAACTGATCGTCAGCGAACTGGTCACCAACGCTCTCCGCCACGGCAACCCGCCCCTGCGGCTACGCCTCATCAAGGACCGCACCCTCACCTGCGAAGTCCACGACACGAGCACCACCAGCCCCCACCTGCGCCACGCCCGCGCCATCGACGAAGGCGGCCGCGGACTGTTCATCGTCGCCCAGCTCGCCCAGCGCTGGGGCACCCGCCACACCCCCGGAGGAAAGACCGTCTGGACCGAACAGGACCTGACGCCCTGA
- a CDS encoding TetR/AcrR family transcriptional regulator gives MPRPRSLTPDQAAAAALAVIDRDGLPGLSMRAVAAELDMSTMALYRYVRDREELEALVVELVLSGVDSTPPPPADAWHDRITVLVTRLRDTVAAHPAVLPLTPTHRHRSPSVLRWSETVLGVLGEAGIQAEDRVIALRALLAYVVGAIQQEHLGPLAGAGTAAIAALPEDDFPHMTATARDARSLTPDREFRGGLDLLLRGLA, from the coding sequence ATGCCACGTCCCCGCTCGCTCACTCCGGACCAGGCGGCCGCCGCCGCACTCGCCGTCATCGACCGCGACGGTCTCCCCGGCCTGTCCATGCGCGCCGTCGCCGCCGAACTCGACATGAGCACCATGGCCCTGTACCGGTACGTCCGCGACCGCGAGGAACTCGAAGCCCTCGTCGTCGAACTCGTCCTCAGCGGCGTCGACAGCACTCCCCCGCCGCCCGCCGACGCCTGGCACGACCGGATCACCGTCCTCGTCACCCGGCTGCGCGACACCGTCGCCGCCCACCCGGCGGTCCTGCCGCTCACCCCCACCCACCGACACCGCTCCCCGAGCGTGCTGCGCTGGTCCGAGACGGTGCTCGGGGTACTGGGTGAAGCGGGCATCCAGGCCGAGGACCGGGTCATCGCCCTGCGGGCGCTCCTCGCCTACGTGGTCGGCGCGATCCAGCAGGAACACCTCGGCCCCCTCGCGGGCGCGGGCACCGCCGCCATCGCCGCGCTCCCCGAAGACGATTTCCCGCACATGACCGCGACCGCTCGTGACGCCCGCTCCCTCACTCCCGACCGCGAGTTCCGCGGCGGCCTGGACCTCCTCCTGCGCGGGCTGGCGTGA
- a CDS encoding peroxiredoxin-like family protein: MLEPGSTVDAHRLTAVSGERVALPPEPGRLVHLQFRRFAGCPVCHLHLRSIVRRHEEIEAAGIREVVLFHSPVHELLPHVADFPFAVIADPEQRLYREFGVEASPRSLLDPRAWWPVLRSLTRASFAVLRGREHLPSPRPAGGRLGLPADLLIGPDGRVLAAKYGEHVYDQWTVDELLELATRAGDDRDAVGTA, from the coding sequence ATGCTCGAACCCGGTTCCACCGTGGACGCCCACCGCCTCACGGCCGTCTCCGGGGAGCGGGTCGCTCTGCCGCCGGAGCCCGGGCGGCTCGTCCACCTGCAGTTCCGGCGCTTCGCCGGATGCCCCGTCTGCCACCTCCACCTGCGCTCGATCGTCCGGCGGCACGAGGAGATCGAGGCCGCCGGGATCCGCGAGGTGGTGCTCTTCCACTCGCCCGTCCATGAACTCCTGCCGCACGTGGCCGACTTCCCCTTCGCGGTGATCGCCGACCCGGAGCAGCGGCTGTATCGGGAGTTCGGCGTCGAAGCCTCGCCGCGCTCGCTCCTGGACCCGCGAGCCTGGTGGCCGGTGCTGCGCTCCCTGACCCGTGCGTCCTTCGCCGTCCTGCGCGGCCGGGAGCACCTGCCGTCGCCGCGTCCGGCCGGTGGCCGCCTCGGGTTGCCTGCGGACCTGCTCATCGGCCCGGACGGACGGGTGCTCGCGGCCAAGTACGGGGAACACGTCTACGACCAGTGGACGGTGGACGAACTGTTGGAACTCGCCACCCGGGCGGGCGACGACCGAGACGCGGTGGGCACCGCGTAA
- a CDS encoding DUF4291 domain-containing protein, which produces MHDVPNRQIRAAHTADTVTVYQAYSPLLGVPAAREGRFPPAWKRERMTWIKPSFLWMMYRCGWGGKTDQETVLAVEITREGFDRALRHACLSHHEHGTHPDVATWKRALRESSARVQWDPERDLHLNPLRHRSLQLGLSGPLSRAYADEWTVAIRDVTPQVREIHGLVRAGEDAAARALIPAETPYPAGPLPHLGA; this is translated from the coding sequence ATGCACGACGTTCCGAACCGCCAGATCCGCGCGGCACACACCGCCGACACCGTCACCGTCTACCAGGCGTACTCCCCCCTGTTGGGGGTTCCGGCCGCCCGCGAGGGACGATTCCCGCCGGCCTGGAAGCGGGAACGGATGACGTGGATCAAGCCGTCGTTCCTGTGGATGATGTACCGCTGCGGCTGGGGCGGCAAGACCGACCAGGAGACGGTCCTGGCCGTCGAGATCACCCGCGAGGGGTTCGACCGCGCGCTGCGCCACGCCTGCCTCTCGCACCACGAACACGGCACCCATCCCGACGTGGCGACCTGGAAGCGGGCCCTGCGGGAGAGCTCCGCCCGCGTCCAGTGGGACCCGGAACGCGACCTGCACCTGAACCCGCTGCGCCACCGCTCGCTCCAACTGGGTCTGTCCGGGCCCCTCTCGCGCGCGTACGCCGACGAGTGGACGGTCGCCATCCGCGACGTCACCCCGCAGGTCCGGGAGATCCACGGCCTGGTCCGAGCCGGCGAGGACGCGGCGGCGCGGGCCCTCATTCCGGCGGAGACCCCCTACCCGGCGGGCCCACTGCCCCACCTCGGTGCGTAA
- a CDS encoding pyridoxamine 5'-phosphate oxidase family protein produces the protein MERLVAERDVWVSTAHPDHGPHQVPLWFAWDGQAVWMCTAATSATARNVRREPRVRLSLPDTFDVLLLQGEAEWFTDQDVPADAADAFTGKFGWDPRTENESCLYVRVTPRTVRAWRGEAELRGRVLMREGTWLG, from the coding sequence GTGGAACGGCTCGTCGCGGAGCGGGACGTATGGGTGTCGACAGCCCACCCCGATCACGGGCCGCACCAGGTGCCGTTGTGGTTCGCCTGGGACGGCCAGGCGGTGTGGATGTGCACCGCCGCGACTTCCGCGACCGCGCGGAACGTTCGCAGGGAACCACGGGTGCGCTTGTCACTGCCGGACACCTTCGACGTGTTGCTGCTCCAGGGTGAGGCGGAGTGGTTCACCGACCAGGACGTGCCCGCAGACGCGGCCGACGCGTTCACCGGCAAGTTCGGGTGGGACCCGCGGACGGAGAACGAGTCTTGTCTGTATGTGCGCGTGACGCCCAGGACCGTGCGTGCCTGGCGAGGCGAGGCGGAACTGCGCGGCAGGGTGCTCATGCGCGAGGGAACCTGGCTGGGGTAA
- a CDS encoding BTAD domain-containing putative transcriptional regulator, with protein sequence MLRIRVLGSLDAETRGTPVPLGAPRQRAVLACLLAARGAVVSVDRLAEDLWRGTPPAKATVSLHAYVSNLRRLLEPRRPPRAPATVLVTSAPGYALHLPRDAVDAWRFEARLDRARRAPAAQRRELLAEALAWWRGPAFQEYADEAWALPEAARLANLRADARELAVAADLRTGHTAEAASAAEALVGEHPLREEGWRLLALAHWACGRRADALAALRRAKAVLRDELGCDPSPALVGLEHALLDQRMEVLHAHAPERPPAGAVAEPPRVIGPPAQDPDPAPAGRPALFLGRSEELGAADTAALAARGTGGMLLVTGEAGAGKSAFLARFADRLRGEGWTVVIGRCPEHEGAPPAWAWVEALGALAREVPPAHSGELAVLLHQPEGTAATTRDEATADRFRTHRAFTAWLAAASTGRPLAVLLEDLHRADGETLALLEAAAAVTGVPLFTVACYRPAEVTGRLVTSLARLAGRLPHRISLGGLPARDVATVVDAVCREPVDRATVDTITARTGGNPFYVWESARLLDREGALVALSEVPQGVRDVLRRRLALLPEAGLAVVRLVAVVGLETDVALLVEAADADEETVLEGLDAALAADLLTEPAPGRVGFVHALVRDTVYTDLSGVRRSRLHDRIARTLHRHRPEDLAALAHHFARSGRVANAPLAVDYALRAAELAELRYAHDVAVGLIAQALDVHGAATADPYADPDVTLALLMRLLGAQVRAGATDAARHTRQRAVDLAVRANRDDLVAAVYGAWTEPSPWRSRLAGLFDRTALARLERLARDPALNGATRARVLQVLADAVAGEDAPRARDADDVQLALARSIGEPRLLASALMTSAKLPPHELKSAARPPLVAELRELAEDHDLPAHRWVCEHLDAMTAAARNDPAAVHRHTTEGLDLAHRYGMLWARGINATTRAMLAAIAGRFTEAEERYAQADELFQRVGAHHATGPRTLGLWTIRFTQGRTADIERSVREVHEAVGAPVAVAHSLVLARRGRLDEAREVRFPPRPVTDHLYGVELDYRSELAVLHADTEAAGMLIEHLLPMRDQFGGAANAAYATRPLAHPLGDLHRLLGDPRAAADAYALAERVAHAWNAPHHATAARHAAADLAADHRRRRTFAV encoded by the coding sequence GTGCTGCGAATACGAGTGCTGGGCTCCCTGGACGCCGAGACGAGAGGAACGCCGGTCCCCCTGGGAGCACCGCGGCAGCGGGCCGTGCTCGCCTGTCTCCTCGCGGCCCGCGGTGCGGTGGTGTCCGTGGACCGCCTCGCCGAAGACCTGTGGCGCGGCACCCCGCCGGCCAAGGCCACCGTGTCGTTGCACGCCTACGTGTCCAACCTGCGTCGCCTGCTGGAGCCCCGGCGGCCGCCGCGCGCCCCCGCCACCGTCCTGGTCACCTCCGCGCCGGGGTACGCCCTGCACCTCCCCCGGGACGCGGTGGACGCATGGCGCTTCGAGGCACGGCTGGACCGGGCACGGCGTGCCCCGGCCGCGCAGAGACGGGAGTTGCTGGCCGAGGCACTGGCCTGGTGGCGGGGCCCGGCCTTCCAGGAGTACGCCGACGAGGCGTGGGCCCTGCCCGAAGCGGCGCGCCTGGCGAACCTTCGGGCGGACGCCCGCGAGTTGGCCGTCGCGGCCGACCTCCGCACCGGGCACACCGCGGAGGCGGCTTCGGCCGCCGAGGCGCTGGTGGGCGAGCACCCCCTGCGGGAGGAGGGCTGGCGCCTGCTGGCGCTCGCCCACTGGGCCTGCGGGCGGCGCGCCGACGCACTCGCCGCCCTGCGCCGCGCCAAGGCGGTGCTGCGCGATGAGCTGGGTTGTGATCCCTCTCCCGCCCTGGTCGGGCTGGAGCACGCCCTCCTCGACCAGCGGATGGAGGTACTGCACGCCCACGCGCCCGAGCGGCCGCCCGCAGGGGCCGTGGCGGAGCCGCCGCGGGTGATCGGCCCGCCCGCGCAGGACCCCGACCCCGCGCCCGCCGGGCGGCCGGCCCTGTTCCTCGGCCGGAGCGAGGAACTCGGCGCCGCCGACACGGCGGCGCTGGCCGCCCGTGGCACCGGCGGCATGCTGCTGGTCACCGGCGAGGCGGGAGCCGGGAAGTCGGCGTTCCTCGCCCGGTTCGCGGACCGGCTGCGGGGCGAGGGCTGGACGGTGGTGATCGGCCGCTGCCCCGAGCACGAGGGCGCGCCGCCGGCGTGGGCCTGGGTGGAGGCACTCGGCGCCCTGGCGCGCGAGGTACCTCCCGCGCACTCGGGGGAACTCGCCGTGCTCCTGCACCAGCCGGAGGGAACGGCCGCGACCACGCGGGACGAGGCGACCGCCGACCGCTTCCGTACGCACCGCGCGTTCACGGCGTGGCTTGCCGCCGCCTCCACCGGGCGACCGCTCGCCGTGCTGCTCGAAGACCTGCACCGGGCCGACGGGGAGACGTTGGCCCTGCTCGAAGCGGCGGCGGCGGTCACCGGAGTGCCCCTGTTCACCGTTGCCTGCTACCGCCCCGCCGAGGTGACCGGCCGGCTGGTCACCAGCCTCGCCCGGCTCGCCGGCCGCCTTCCGCACCGGATCTCGCTCGGCGGGCTCCCGGCGCGCGACGTCGCGACCGTCGTCGACGCCGTCTGCCGCGAGCCCGTGGACAGGGCCACGGTCGACACGATCACCGCGCGGACCGGCGGCAACCCGTTCTACGTCTGGGAGAGCGCACGGCTGCTCGACCGCGAAGGCGCTCTGGTGGCGCTCTCCGAGGTCCCCCAGGGTGTCCGGGACGTTCTGCGCAGGCGATTGGCGCTGCTTCCCGAAGCCGGGCTGGCCGTCGTGCGCCTCGTCGCCGTCGTCGGCCTGGAGACCGATGTCGCCCTGCTGGTCGAGGCGGCCGATGCCGACGAGGAGACCGTGCTCGAAGGGCTCGACGCCGCACTCGCCGCGGACCTGCTGACCGAGCCGGCGCCCGGCCGGGTCGGCTTCGTGCACGCCCTGGTCCGCGACACCGTCTACACCGACCTGTCCGGCGTACGACGATCGCGCCTGCACGACCGTATCGCCCGGACGCTGCACCGCCACCGGCCCGAGGACCTGGCCGCGCTCGCCCACCACTTCGCCCGCTCGGGCAGGGTCGCGAACGCCCCGCTGGCCGTCGACTACGCCCTGCGCGCCGCAGAGCTGGCGGAACTCAGATACGCGCACGACGTGGCGGTCGGTCTGATCGCGCAGGCGCTGGACGTGCACGGCGCGGCCACCGCCGATCCGTACGCGGACCCCGACGTCACCCTCGCGCTCCTGATGCGTCTGCTCGGCGCGCAGGTCCGCGCCGGCGCCACGGACGCCGCCCGGCACACCCGTCAACGGGCGGTGGATCTCGCGGTACGGGCCAACCGCGACGACCTGGTCGCCGCGGTCTACGGAGCCTGGACCGAGCCCTCGCCGTGGCGCAGTCGGCTGGCGGGCCTCTTCGACCGGACCGCGCTGGCCCGCCTGGAGCGGCTCGCCCGGGACCCCGCCCTGAACGGGGCGACCCGCGCCCGCGTGCTCCAGGTCCTCGCGGACGCGGTGGCGGGCGAGGACGCGCCGCGCGCCCGCGATGCGGACGACGTGCAGTTGGCCCTGGCCCGTTCCATCGGCGAACCGCGGCTGCTCGCCTCGGCCTTGATGACCTCGGCCAAGTTGCCGCCGCATGAGCTGAAGAGCGCGGCCCGCCCACCTCTCGTCGCCGAACTGCGCGAGCTGGCCGAGGACCACGACCTGCCCGCCCACCGTTGGGTGTGCGAACACCTCGACGCCATGACGGCCGCCGCCCGCAACGATCCCGCCGCGGTCCACCGACACACGACCGAGGGCCTGGACCTCGCGCACCGTTACGGAATGCTGTGGGCGCGGGGCATCAACGCCACCACCCGTGCCATGCTGGCCGCCATCGCGGGACGGTTCACGGAGGCGGAGGAGCGGTACGCGCAGGCGGACGAACTGTTCCAGCGGGTCGGGGCGCACCACGCGACGGGCCCGCGCACGCTCGGCCTGTGGACCATCCGCTTCACCCAGGGGCGGACAGCCGACATCGAGCGCAGCGTCCGCGAGGTACACGAGGCCGTCGGCGCGCCCGTCGCGGTGGCACACTCGCTGGTCCTGGCTCGCCGGGGACGGCTGGACGAGGCACGGGAGGTTCGTTTCCCCCCGCGACCGGTGACGGACCACCTCTACGGTGTCGAACTCGACTACCGCAGCGAACTCGCGGTCCTGCACGCCGATACCGAGGCCGCCGGCATGCTGATCGAGCACCTGCTGCCGATGCGCGACCAGTTCGGCGGCGCGGCCAACGCGGCCTACGCCACCCGCCCCCTCGCCCACCCGCTGGGTGACCTCCACCGCCTCCTCGGCGATCCCCGGGCGGCGGCCGATGCCTACGCCCTCGCCGAACGTGTCGCCCACGCCTGGAACGCTCCGCACCACGCGACGGCCGCCCGCCACGCCGCGGCCGACCTGGCGGCGGACCACCGCCGGCGCCGGACCTTCGCCGTGTGA
- a CDS encoding hemerythrin domain-containing protein, giving the protein MSPSTTSERPHTHEMVVVHRVFRRESALLPRLVRAVPDGETTRATQIATHVAEYMTGLHHHHTVEDETIWPLLRERAADEELIARMEEQHSRIDRSLAAVTDRVPGWLRTVDREAGEDLAQALDEHHSALLEHLDDEERTILPLVADHLTVAEWDAVGRRGLETVPRNKLMLALGALLEDATPREQAYFLGRAPLIGRLLWKAVGRRRYAASCRALRAPLDGGTGR; this is encoded by the coding sequence GTGTCCCCCAGCACTACCTCCGAACGTCCCCACACCCACGAAATGGTCGTGGTCCACCGAGTCTTCCGTCGTGAGTCGGCCCTGCTTCCGCGCCTGGTCCGAGCCGTCCCGGACGGCGAGACCACCCGTGCCACCCAGATCGCAACCCACGTGGCCGAGTACATGACCGGGCTGCACCACCACCACACCGTCGAGGACGAGACGATCTGGCCGCTGCTGCGCGAGCGCGCGGCGGACGAGGAACTGATCGCGCGGATGGAGGAGCAGCACTCCCGGATCGACCGGAGCCTGGCCGCTGTCACCGATCGCGTACCCGGGTGGCTGCGGACCGTCGACCGCGAGGCGGGGGAGGATCTCGCGCAGGCCCTGGACGAGCACCACTCGGCCCTGCTGGAACACCTCGACGACGAGGAGCGGACGATCCTGCCCCTGGTGGCCGACCACCTCACCGTCGCCGAGTGGGACGCGGTCGGACGACGCGGCCTGGAGACCGTCCCCAGGAACAAGCTCATGCTCGCGCTCGGCGCGCTCCTCGAGGACGCGACCCCGCGGGAACAGGCGTACTTCCTGGGTAGGGCCCCACTCATCGGGCGACTGTTGTGGAAGGCGGTCGGACGCCGGCGGTACGCCGCCTCCTGCCGCGCGCTGCGGGCCCCGCTGGACGGCGGGACGGGACGATGA
- a CDS encoding pyridoxamine 5'-phosphate oxidase family protein yields MTVLDSAPLDALDAYRTCEFVTLGRNGTPQAWPTAVARREDGTLLLTTSLAFAQKALNVRRDARVALLFSDPTGSGLDPAPQLFVAGRAECPEEIMTGPEGAEAYWQRLFERQPHSRAYLSPALRPLMHWYYLRLHITVEPERVLVRPPLATLFEPGAPAAVTGTEALPGAAQLSRFPTAVLAARDASGAPLLARTRPRPTPAGYLVEVPSDCAVQRGPATLLVHRHDERLNRMYNASVRGDLRRTTDGWILVPAAVVEPMGSGRATDALRVLRHTKRATDRYLERRGLGRPKVRWDGFRGLARSAVHGERTT; encoded by the coding sequence ATGACCGTACTCGACTCCGCCCCCCTCGACGCCCTGGACGCCTACCGGACCTGCGAGTTCGTCACCCTCGGCAGGAACGGGACCCCGCAGGCCTGGCCCACGGCGGTGGCACGGCGCGAGGACGGAACCCTCCTGCTGACCACCTCCCTCGCGTTCGCGCAGAAGGCGCTGAACGTGCGCCGCGACGCCCGGGTCGCGCTGCTCTTCTCGGACCCCACGGGCAGCGGACTCGACCCCGCCCCGCAGCTCTTCGTCGCCGGCAGGGCCGAGTGCCCCGAGGAGATCATGACCGGCCCGGAAGGAGCCGAGGCGTACTGGCAGAGGCTCTTCGAGCGCCAGCCCCACAGCCGTGCGTACCTCTCGCCTGCCCTGCGGCCCCTGATGCACTGGTACTATCTGCGGCTCCACATCACCGTCGAACCCGAGCGCGTACTCGTACGGCCGCCACTGGCCACGCTGTTCGAACCGGGCGCGCCGGCGGCCGTGACCGGGACGGAAGCGCTGCCCGGAGCCGCGCAGCTGAGCCGCTTCCCCACGGCGGTACTGGCCGCCCGGGACGCGTCGGGGGCACCGCTGCTCGCCCGGACCCGGCCGAGGCCCACCCCGGCCGGATACCTGGTCGAGGTGCCGTCCGACTGCGCCGTCCAACGGGGCCCGGCCACGCTGCTGGTGCACCGTCACGACGAGCGGCTCAACCGCATGTACAACGCATCCGTCCGAGGGGACCTGCGGCGGACCACGGACGGCTGGATCCTCGTCCCGGCGGCCGTCGTGGAACCGATGGGCTCGGGGCGGGCGACCGACGCGCTTCGCGTCCTGCGCCACACCAAGCGGGCCACCGACCGCTACCTGGAGCGTCGGGGTCTGGGCCGGCCGAAGGTGCGGTGGGACGGGTTCCGTGGCCTCGCAAGGTCCGCCGTGCACGGGGAGCGGACCACGTGA
- a CDS encoding SRPBCC family protein, giving the protein MVFVERSFTIPRPQAVLIDYLKDFGRAREWDPGTKTCERLDDGPVRVGSTWSNVSEFRGRETRLTYQLVRLDEDRLTFVGDNSTVTTTDDLLLTTVPGGTALTYRARLDFKGLFKLAAPFLGKEFNRLADEVERVMPQVLANL; this is encoded by the coding sequence GTGGTCTTCGTAGAGCGCTCGTTCACGATCCCCAGGCCCCAAGCGGTCCTGATCGACTATCTGAAGGACTTCGGCCGGGCGCGGGAGTGGGACCCCGGCACCAAGACCTGCGAACGCCTCGACGACGGGCCCGTGCGGGTCGGCTCCACCTGGAGCAACGTGTCCGAGTTCCGTGGACGGGAGACCCGGCTCACGTACCAGCTGGTCCGCCTGGACGAGGACCGCCTGACCTTCGTCGGCGACAACTCGACGGTCACCACGACCGACGACCTCCTGCTGACCACCGTCCCGGGCGGGACGGCGCTCACCTACCGGGCCCGATTGGACTTCAAAGGGCTGTTCAAGCTCGCCGCTCCGTTCCTCGGAAAGGAGTTCAACCGTCTCGCGGACGAGGTGGAGCGAGTCATGCCGCAGGTCCTCGCGAACCTCTGA
- a CDS encoding DUF5713 family protein, with amino-acid sequence MPQLTNQQIINRAFLRPLYADTYFPNHVLDLGREILLRLCERIEAEKPSDLTALYALTHAATEEFNELETELEKAGSAIETVAREEIAGDFWYIASAYGFADADVEKLIATRDW; translated from the coding sequence ATGCCGCAGCTCACCAACCAGCAGATCATCAACCGAGCCTTCCTCCGGCCGCTGTACGCGGACACCTACTTCCCGAACCACGTTCTCGATCTGGGCAGGGAGATTCTGCTGAGACTGTGCGAGCGGATCGAGGCCGAGAAGCCGTCGGACCTGACCGCCCTCTACGCCCTCACCCACGCGGCCACGGAGGAGTTCAACGAGCTGGAGACGGAGCTCGAGAAGGCGGGAAGCGCGATCGAGACCGTCGCGCGCGAGGAGATCGCCGGGGACTTCTGGTACATCGCTTCGGCCTACGGCTTCGCGGACGCGGACGTCGAGAAGCTGATCGCCACCCGCGATTGGTGA